GACGACGCGGCAGGCGAACTCGCCGCGGTGCTGGGGCGCAGCTCCGCAACGGTGGGTGCCGTGGCCTGCGTGTCAGGCGACGTCGAACCACGTGACCTTCCCGGCCCCTCCGGCCGGCTGGTGACGGTGACCGGGACCACCTGGCTGTGCGGCCTGCTCCGGAGCCGCTACGTGGTGGACGGACCGGAACGCGCGGTCGGGCCGCCCGCCATCGCGTCCGACGGCCCGCGGCGTGCGGCGCAGCGTGCCCTCTACGTCGAGCTGGTCGACAAGCTGCCCGGCTGGTGGACGGTTCCGGAACTGGTGCTGGACGACGGGGGCGGCGAGCCGTTCGACCTGGTCGCAGTCGGCTGCACGGGGGTCCTCGTCGTGGACGTCTCCCAGGACCTGACCGACATCCGGGTGGCCCGGCTGGCGCGCTGGACCAGGCGGCTGCGTACCGTGCTGCCGGTCAGCGACGTCATCCCGGTCGCGATCTCGTCCGGCCCTGACGTGTACGGGCCGCAGACCGACGACGCCGGCTACCAGATCGCCTGGATCGACCCCGACCGGCTGGCGGCGTTCGCCGCCGGCCTGAGTTGCCGCGGGGTGGACGTGCAGCAGCTCGCGCTGCTGAACCAGCCGACGCCGTTCTGGTCCCGGCGGGTCCGGCGCGACGCGTCCGGTGTCACCGTGCAGATCGGCTCGCCGGCATGATCGACCCGCTCGACCAGCTCACCGCGGCCTCGCGCAACTTCGCGTTCCTCGGTCCGGTGGCGCCGCGCATGGGCGCCGACGCGGCCGCCGCCGAGTATTACGCGTTCTCCGATCCGGACGCGGCGATGGGCCGGGCACGGCGCTTCGCCGAGGAGTTCACCCGCTCGCTCAGCGGTCCCTTCACCGGCAAGGAGCCCAGCCTGCACGAACGGGTGCGCAGGCTCGTCGCCGGCGGCGTGGTGCCCGGCAGGCTGGTGCCGCTGCTGGACACCGTCCGCCGGCACGGCAACGAGGCGGTGCACCAGGGCTCCGGTGACGTCGCCAAGGCGCTCGTCTCGGTCGAGCACTGCTTCCGGCTGGCGGTGTGGTGGCACGAGCACACGCAGGGCAGCCCGCCCGGGCACGCGTACGTTCCTCCGTCGGCGGCCCTCGGCCGCTCCCTGGAGCTGCGCCGCCTGGTCGAGGCGTTCGAGAAGGCGGTGGACGCTCCGCCGCCGCGGATCGTGATCGCGCCGCGCGCCGCGCCCGCCGAGGACTGGGCGGGCGGTGTGGAGGTGACCGGCGGGCCCCACCGCTACGTGGTGTACGGTCCAGCCGAGGTCAGCGAGGCACCCGACCGGTCGTGGGTCTTCCGTGACGCGGCGGCGCGGCGGCACGACGCGTCCAACGAGCCGGTCCGGCTGCGTGGTGTGCGGGGTGCCGGGGCGGCCTATGAGCAGCTGGTGCGAGGCCTGGACCGGCAGTCGGCGCTGCTGGCCGAGCTCGGCGGGCGGCCGGGGCTGCCGCGGCCGGTCTGGCGCGGCGCCGACGGCGACGCCGAGCTGCTCGTCGCCGCCCCGCCGGCCGGGGTGAGCTGGCAGGAGCGGTTCGGGCTCGGCCCGCAGCCGCTGGATCCGCTGGTGGTGCCGATGGCGCTCAGTGCGGCGATCGACCTGGCGAACACCCTCACGGCCCTGCACCAGGCCGGAGCGACCCACCTCGCGCTCTCCGGCCGGTCCGTGCTCGTCGGCAGGGACCGGCGCGGGGCGCTGCGCGACCTGGGCCACGCGGGGCTCGCGGCGCTGCCGCCCGCCGCCGACGGCTACCCGGCTCCCGAGCAGCGGGCGAGTGCCTACGGACGACCAGGCCCGGCGTCCGACGTGTACCAGGTCGCCGCGCTGCTGCACCACACGTGCGCCGGAGCCGCGCCGGGAGGCGGGCCGGTGGTGCTCTCCCCGCACGCCCCGGCCGGCCTGGCCGAGCTGCTGGCCGCGGCCCTCGACCCGGAACCCCGCCGCCGTCCCGACCTGCGCACGTTCGCCGGACGGCTACGGCGAGTCCGCACGCATCCCCACCCGGAGGCGACCCTGTGAACCCATCGCCCGTACACCTGCCCGGCGCCGTCGCCCTGCTGCCCTCGCCCGGGTTCCTGGACGACATCGGCAACCAGTTCAGCCCGCTGCTGCACGAACTCAACCTGCTCGCAGGGCAGGGTGTGCTCCCGGCCCGGCTCGAAGAGGACGACCGCGGCTGGCGGCTGTTCCTGCATACCTCGACCCGGGTGCTGCGGCTGTATCCGAGCCGGGGCGGTGACGCGTACACCATCGCCCGTGCCCATCCGCGTGGCTTCCGGGACGAAGCGGCGCTGCTGAAGCAGGCCCTGCTGCTGACCAGCCGGCACGGCTTCCGTGCCTTCCCGGACATGGGCGAGTTCAACCGCAGCGTCGCGGGCAGCCGGGTGATCCGGTCGAACCACGACGACACCCTGTGGGATGCCTGGAACGCCCAGCTCGACGCGCCGGCGCCGCACGCGTCACCCCACGAGCACCGCCTGGCCCTGATGGACCTGGTGGTGCAGGCGGCGCGCGACATCGAGCTGGGGCGGGTGGCCGAGCGCGCGCCGCACCAGTACGCCTCCCGGGGTGACGCCAAGGAGGAGCGGCATTCCGCGCGCGGCGTCTACCGGTTCCGCATGCTGCGGCGGCCCGAGCTGGCCGTGAACACGGTGGTGTGCCTCGGCGACGCGCCGGACCTGCGCGGTGTCGTCATCCGGGTCGACGGCAACGAGGTCACGGTGCGTTTCGAACCGGGCGCGGACTTCCGGCGCATCGGGGCGCAGGGCACACTCATGGTCCTGCCCAGCGACCGGGTCTTCCGCGCCCAGCTTAAGGCGATCGATACGCTCCGCCGCGGCGGCGGCCGCAATCCGCAGCTACTCGACGCGCTGCTCGACGGCGCCGTCCGCCCGTACGCGCCGGACACGTCCGTGCAGCCCGCGGGCAGGCTCGACGGCGACCAGCGCGAGGCACTCGGGCGGTCGGCCGCGGTGCCCGACGTCCTCTGCGTGCTGGGCCCGCCCGGCACGGGCAAGACCACCACCATCGTCGAGATGGTCCGGGCCGCCGTCCAGCGCGGAGAGCGCGTCCTGGTCACCTCGCACACCCACCGGGCCGTCGACAACGTGCTCGAGAACCTGCCCGCCGACATGAACGTCGTCCGGTTCGGCAACGAGGACCGGATGTCCGCCCGGGTGAAGGCCCTGTCCGCGGAGAGCCAGGCCGAGACCGCCCGCAGGGAGATCCTCGCCGACACCGCCGCGCTCGACCAGCTCGCCGCCCAGCACAGCCACCGGCCGCTGGCCGAGCAGCACCTCACCCACCTCGACGATCAGCTGCGGCGGCTGACGGCCGCCGAACAGGAGACACGACGGCTCGACGCCGCGCTGCTCGACGTGGTCGCGCCGGCCGGTTCCCCGCTGCGCCGGGAACTCGACCAGGCCGCCGCGGCGATCACCGGGCACCGCGAGCAACTCGCTCAGCTGCAGCGGGCGGTCGACGCCGTCGGCCGCCGGATCGCGTTCGCCCGGCGGATCGCCGCCGACCTGCCATTCCTGGCCTTCCTCAGCAACTGGTTCATCGCCTGGCAGAGCGGCCACGCCGCAGCCGCCGGGCAGTCGCAGGCACGTATACGGGTGGAGCTGGCCGCCGCCGAGGCCGCCCACCGATCCGTACTGCAGCAGGCCGAAACCCTGGCCGCGAGCACCCCCGCCGCCCGCGGGCTGCTCGAAGCGCGGGCGGCGGCCCAGCGGGCGACGGCCGCGGCCCGCGCGCAGGCCGAAGCCTCGTCGGGCGCGCTCGGCCTGCTGCTCGGGCCGCTGTTCGCGCCGCCGGCGCCGCAGCCGACGGTGGAGGATTGGCGCCGCTACCACGGCGACTGCCGGTCCGGGTTCGACCTGATCGAGCGGCGGCACGCGCTGTTGCAGGAGTGGCGGGCCCGCTGCGGCGACCTGACCACCGAACTGCAGAACGAGATCGCCCGCTACGCCGACGTCCTCGGCGCGACCTGCATCGGCACGGACACCTCCGCCCGGATCGCGGAGATGGAGTTCGACCTGACGATCGTCGACGAGGCGGGCCAGATCTCCCTGCCCAACCTGCTCGTGCCGCTGATCCGCTCGCAGCGGATGGTGCTCGTCGGCGACCACCGGCAGCTGCCGCCCTACCTCGACGACGAGCTGCGCCGCTGGGGCGACGATGTCGCCCGTCACCAGGGCTTGACCGCTCAGGAGATCGGCCAGGTTCGGGACCTGCTGGTCAAGAGCGGTTTCGAGACGCTGTTCCCCCGGCTCGGGCCCGCCAACGCCGTCTGGCTGCGCACGCAGCGCCGCATGCCCGCCGAGATCGCGCAGTTCGTGTCCCGCGCCTTCTACGACGGCAGGCTGGCCACCGAACACCCCGGCGCCCGCCCTGCCGACCTGTTCAGGAGCCCGTTCGCCATGGTGAACACCGCCGACCGGCCGCTGGGCGAACGCGGCGAGACGGCGCTGAACGGGCCGCGCGGCGGCTTTCGCAACGAACTGGAAGCAAAGATCATCGCGGACCTGCTGGTCCACCATCAGGAGCAGTATCCGACCTGGGCGGTGATCGTGCCGTTCAACGCCCAGCGGGAGCTGGTCCTCAAGGAGCTGAACGTGCGGCAGGGCCTGCCGCTCGACGCGGCGGAGCACGTCGGCACCGTCGACTCGTTCCAGGGCGGCGAGCGCGATCTGATCATCTTCGGTTTCACCCGGAGCAACGCGGCGGGCCGGATCGGGTTCCTGCGCGAGCTGCGCCGCTTCAACGTGGCCGTCACGCGGGCACGCCGGCTGCTCGTCCTCGTCGGGGACCTGGACACGCTGACCGCCGCGGAGCACCGGGCGTTCCGCGACGTCATGCGGGACATGCGTACGCACCTGACGGGCAGCGGCCACGTACGCGGTTCCATCGAGATCGAGAAGGACCTGCGCGAGCGCGGAATGGGGCAGCCATGGTGAAGCGGGTCATCTATCCGGCGACGCGAGCGGTCGAGCACGCGATCGCCCAGCCCGGCGTGCGGCCGGTCAGGTTCTTCCCGGTGCTGTGGCCCCTGTGGGAGGTCCAGACCACGGCCGAGATCCACGACGAGCAGGCCTTCGAGATCATCGACCATTTCCTGCTGCGGGCGGTCGACGAGGCCGACCTGCACGACCCGGCCCGGCTCGCCGGTTTCCTCGGCCTGCCGCCCGGCATCGTCGACAGGTGCCTGCGCTTCCTCACCATGATCGGGCACGTCACGATCGACGGCGGCGGCGTCCGGCTCACGCCGCTGGGCAGGCAGTCGCTGCAGGCAGGCGTCCGGCTGGTCCCCAAGACCAGCAGCCAGACGCTGTACTTCGAGCGGCAGACCGGCCGGCCGCTGCCGCGCCGGTACTACGACGCCAAGGTGCCGTTCCTGGACCGGCCCGAGGTCGCGCCCGAGCAACTGGCCGACGGCACCCGGTTCCTGTCGGTCTTCACCGTCGCACGGTTCCAGCCCGAGTGGCTCACCTGGCTGGAGAGCAACCCGCAGCGCGCCGATTACAACCTGCCCGGCCTGCTGCGCGACCTGCGGCAGGACGGCCAGCGCGAGGCATACCTGCCCAGTTATCTGATCGAGACCGCCGACCGCCGCATCCTGGCCTACACCGCCTGCTCGGGTGAGCGCGACGACTTCCTCGAGCAGGTGTACCACAAGACCACGATCGGCAGCTTGATCGAGGCGCAGGGCGTGCGGGAGCCCGCCGAGACATGGAACCGGTGGCTGTCCAACTCCGCCGCGTTCGGCCGGGGCAAACTGCGGCACCGCGGTGACCTGTGGCAGGTGACGCTGCCGGCGGACGCGTTCGGCGACCACCCGAAGGTGTCGCTGTCGCGCCTGGGCGGATACCAGTTCCGGGAGAACCACTTCATCCAGGTGTGGTGCGACGACGCCGCGACCCGCAAGCAGGCGCTGGCGCAGCGGTGCCGCGGCATCGCCCGGCAGGCCGACGTCTCGTCGGTGACCGAGCTGGTACGCCGAGTCCAGGCGCTCGCCGACACCCTTGAGGTGCCGCACATCGACCTCGCACAACTGCGCCGCGAGGCCGAACGGGCCAACGACCACGCCTGCCTGCACAGCCTGCGCCTTCTCGAAACCGGAGCGGCGGGCCGGGCCACAGGTCAGCGTGCCCGGTAACGGCCGATTCGACGCAGATCCCCGTTTCAAGGCCGGAGTAGGTCGATCGGCCTTGAAACGGGGATACTGCCAGGCGATCAGGTGGTGGTGAGGCACCGGATCAGGGTGCGGCGCAGTTCTCCGCCGCGTAGCCGACCGCCGCGTCGAACAGTGCTCCGCCACCGGACGCGAAGGCAGCCGGGCTCGTCGCGCTCGCCGGGAACGCGATCCGGCAGCCGGGTGCGGGCGTCCCGCCGACCATGCTCGCCCCGGACTCGTACACGAAGATGCCGGGCTGCCCGGAGACGGTCGCCACCGTCGTGGCACCGCCGGCACCGGTGTCGGGTATCCCGAAGCCGATGGTCTGGTTCGTGGCGTAGAGGCCGACCGTGCCGGTCCGGCCGGCGGCGAGCGGATGACCGGCAGCGGTGATGACGGCGGAGGACGCGGAGACGTTGCCGTAGCTGACGTCCGCGGTGGCGCCCGTCATCCGCATGTCGTCGTAGATCCACGGCTTCCACGTCAGGACGGGCACGGCGACGTCCCGGAACCGCGAGGTGAGGCTCGAGGACACCGACGCCGAGATCAGCACCGCGGCCTGACCCGTGGCGTCGCCTGCCGTGACCGTGCCGTCGTCGGCGAGGGTCACGGTGTGGCCCGCCGCGGTCAGCCGGTTGCGGACCGCGGTGTCACCCGTGGTGAGTGCGGCCGGGTCCCCGACCACGAAGAGCAGCCCGCTGCCGGGCGGTGGCGGGGGCGGGGGTTCGGCCGCGCCGCCGAAGTACGGGTCCGCGCCCATGGCCGCGAAGGCGTCGCGGGACTGCGCCGAGGAGTCCGCCCACCAGTCGCACGCCGGGTACTGGCTGTTGTCGTGCTCGGTGTGGAAGTAGAGCAGGCCGCGGAACTGCTCCCACCCGGGCTGCTTGAACAGCGCCTGCGCGGCAGCCAGCCACGCCGCCTTCCGGTTGGGCTGGGCGGGGTCCTCGACCGTGGCGAACTCGGGCAGCCACAGCTCCTCGCCCGGATGCTGCGTCCCGAACTGCCGCAGGGGCTCGATGATCGACTGCAGCGACTTCCAGCCCTCGTTGCTGCCCCGGCAGGTGTACCAGTTGTAGGAGTCCGCGCCGATGCCGTCGACGACGTCGTCACCCGGGTACCACTTCTCCGCGCGGCGACGGTCGGTCGGATTGACGAAGAAGCTGTAGTCGGTCATGGTCAGCAGGTACTTCGCATTCGTCACGCCCTGCGCGCGGAATACCGTGACGATCCGGCGCCATGCGTTCTTGAAATCCGTGGCGTCTCCGTTCTGGAGGTTGGTCGACGCCTCGGGTTCATGGTTGAAGATGAAGTAGATCGGTGCGCCCCAGCTCTTGATCCTGGCCGACCACGACACGATGTCGTCGTAGATCGCCTGGCCGGGCGCCGCGTTCGCGATGCTGCTCCACGGGATCCGCTGGCCGTTGAGCCGGCGCGCCTTGACCGACAGCAGCAGCGTGTGGTTCGTGCTGCGCAGCCAGTTGTGGTAGCTGTCCGGGAACTGCTGGTCCCACAGCACGAAGATGCGGGAGCCGCGCAGGCTCTGGCCGAGCGACGCCTCGAGGTTCTGGACCGCCTGCTGCTCGCTCTCACCCCCGCGGCGGCCGACGTGCGCCCCCCAGATCATGGGCTCGGCGGCGGCCGTCGCCGGCGCGATCGGTCCCAGCAGAGCGGTCGTCAGCACCATGCTCAGGGCCAGCAGCCCTCGGCGCTGGGCGGGACGTGGGCGAATCCTGTTCATGGTGGCAGCCTCCGTGCGTTGTCGGCGCGAACTGAAGGTTCCCCCCAGGGCTGCTAGATCATTTTCCCCGCCTGGGCGCGTTCAGGTTAGTTGCTGCGCACAGCGCGTAGTGGGACCACGCCACGTGTGGCGGCCACTGTCGTCGGACTGACAGGCGGCCGCGGCGGCTATACCTCGCCCGCTCGGCGGGCCGGATGCCGCCCAGTTGCCAGTGAACTGTCCGCCGTCCGGCTGCCGATGGCGGCGAGCGGGCTTGATCAATTCATCCATATCGCTGTCCTGGCCTCGACCGGCGGTCAGATCTGCGCGGGTAGCCGCAGAGCCGGGAGTCGTCGGCCCGGGACTGGGCGTCCCCCGGAGCGGCTCGGATCGACCGCTTGGACCGGTGCCCGCAGGCGACGGCCAGGCTTGTTGTTTCCGCAGCTCAAGGCTGACATCGGCCGCAGATCTGAATCGTGCCCGTTGATGCGGACGGCGCTGGACCGCGATTGTTCGCCGAGCATCTTCGGCGAATCGGGACGATGCGCTCGGCCGGGTGGGGGATGCTGAGCTAACGATATGCCCGCGACGTCGTTGAACGTCGCGTGCGTGGCTGCTCGAACTGGCCCGCGCGAGGTACTATAGACAGTCTCCAATCTAAATGGCTGTGCGAATCGAACTCGCTTCGGGTGGCGTTGACCGCCCCGGCGGGCATCGGTGAGCCGCCAGGTCGTCGCGGACGCCCAATCGGACGAATCGGTGCAGGTCCGACACGCGGTAACGGTGACGGCGCGTATGCAAGAACCACCCAGATTGATAGAGTTCCGCCACCGCGGTCGGCGCACCTTCCGGGACACCAACGGGAATGCTCTGCGGCAGTCATCGACCGAACGGAGCAGAGTGTCCGCCACCGGGAAGGCAAGCCTCGTGCCAGCTGTCAACAACGCCGAGTGCCCCTGGGACCTGTTCGACTCCGAGTCGTATCAGCAACGCAACTATGCCACGCTGCACGAACTGGACCAGATAATCATCCCGAAGCTGGCCCGCTTCTTCGAGGAGCAGAACCTCGGCGGCGATCTGGAGGCGGTCGACGTCGGTCCGGGGACGAATCTCTACCCGGCGATGTCGATGCTGCCTTTCGCGAAGAGCATCACTCTGCTGGAGTACTCCTCGACCAACATCGCCTGGTTAGAGGACGAGATCGGCAGCTACCGTGAGTCATGGAACGCATTCTGGCGGGCGCTGGCCGACAGTTCTGACCACTATGGCGCCATCGCCGAGCCGGGCGTGCTCCTGAAGGAGGTCGCCGACGTCCAGAAAGGCAGCATCTTCGATCTCGCCGAAGGCCGGTGGGATCTGGGAACGATGTTCTTCGTCGCCGAGTCCATCACCGGGATGCGGGACGAGTGCGCGAAGGCGACCACCAGGTTCGTGCGTTCGCTGAAGCCCGGGGCACCGTTCGCGGCCACGTTCATGGAGAACTCCCGGGGATACGTGGTCGGCGGACACACCTTCCCGGCCGTGGCCGTCACGGAGGTGGACGTGCTGACGCTGCTGCGTGACGTGGCCTGCGACATCACGCTGCACCCCATCCGGTCACCTCACCTGTTCCGTCACGGCTACGACGGAATGATGCTGGTCACGGGTGTTCGCAGCGACACTCGAAGCGAACCCGCACGCGAATCCGGATGGGCCACAATCAGCGGAAGGACCGGCCGACGTGACCGACAGCACGCCGCGCGCTAGCCTCGAGACGAAGGCTGCGA
The Catellatospora sp. IY07-71 DNA segment above includes these coding regions:
- a CDS encoding DUF4145 domain-containing protein, with the translated sequence MIDPLDQLTAASRNFAFLGPVAPRMGADAAAAEYYAFSDPDAAMGRARRFAEEFTRSLSGPFTGKEPSLHERVRRLVAGGVVPGRLVPLLDTVRRHGNEAVHQGSGDVAKALVSVEHCFRLAVWWHEHTQGSPPGHAYVPPSAALGRSLELRRLVEAFEKAVDAPPPRIVIAPRAAPAEDWAGGVEVTGGPHRYVVYGPAEVSEAPDRSWVFRDAAARRHDASNEPVRLRGVRGAGAAYEQLVRGLDRQSALLAELGGRPGLPRPVWRGADGDAELLVAAPPAGVSWQERFGLGPQPLDPLVVPMALSAAIDLANTLTALHQAGATHLALSGRSVLVGRDRRGALRDLGHAGLAALPPAADGYPAPEQRASAYGRPGPASDVYQVAALLHHTCAGAAPGGGPVVLSPHAPAGLAELLAAALDPEPRRRPDLRTFAGRLRRVRTHPHPEATL
- a CDS encoding DEAD/DEAH box helicase, translated to MNPSPVHLPGAVALLPSPGFLDDIGNQFSPLLHELNLLAGQGVLPARLEEDDRGWRLFLHTSTRVLRLYPSRGGDAYTIARAHPRGFRDEAALLKQALLLTSRHGFRAFPDMGEFNRSVAGSRVIRSNHDDTLWDAWNAQLDAPAPHASPHEHRLALMDLVVQAARDIELGRVAERAPHQYASRGDAKEERHSARGVYRFRMLRRPELAVNTVVCLGDAPDLRGVVIRVDGNEVTVRFEPGADFRRIGAQGTLMVLPSDRVFRAQLKAIDTLRRGGGRNPQLLDALLDGAVRPYAPDTSVQPAGRLDGDQREALGRSAAVPDVLCVLGPPGTGKTTTIVEMVRAAVQRGERVLVTSHTHRAVDNVLENLPADMNVVRFGNEDRMSARVKALSAESQAETARREILADTAALDQLAAQHSHRPLAEQHLTHLDDQLRRLTAAEQETRRLDAALLDVVAPAGSPLRRELDQAAAAITGHREQLAQLQRAVDAVGRRIAFARRIAADLPFLAFLSNWFIAWQSGHAAAAGQSQARIRVELAAAEAAHRSVLQQAETLAASTPAARGLLEARAAAQRATAAARAQAEASSGALGLLLGPLFAPPAPQPTVEDWRRYHGDCRSGFDLIERRHALLQEWRARCGDLTTELQNEIARYADVLGATCIGTDTSARIAEMEFDLTIVDEAGQISLPNLLVPLIRSQRMVLVGDHRQLPPYLDDELRRWGDDVARHQGLTAQEIGQVRDLLVKSGFETLFPRLGPANAVWLRTQRRMPAEIAQFVSRAFYDGRLATEHPGARPADLFRSPFAMVNTADRPLGERGETALNGPRGGFRNELEAKIIADLLVHHQEQYPTWAVIVPFNAQRELVLKELNVRQGLPLDAAEHVGTVDSFQGGERDLIIFGFTRSNAAGRIGFLRELRRFNVAVTRARRLLVLVGDLDTLTAAEHRAFRDVMRDMRTHLTGSGHVRGSIEIEKDLRERGMGQPW
- a CDS encoding glycosyl hydrolase, yielding MNRIRPRPAQRRGLLALSMVLTTALLGPIAPATAAAEPMIWGAHVGRRGGESEQQAVQNLEASLGQSLRGSRIFVLWDQQFPDSYHNWLRSTNHTLLLSVKARRLNGQRIPWSSIANAAPGQAIYDDIVSWSARIKSWGAPIYFIFNHEPEASTNLQNGDATDFKNAWRRIVTVFRAQGVTNAKYLLTMTDYSFFVNPTDRRRAEKWYPGDDVVDGIGADSYNWYTCRGSNEGWKSLQSIIEPLRQFGTQHPGEELWLPEFATVEDPAQPNRKAAWLAAAQALFKQPGWEQFRGLLYFHTEHDNSQYPACDWWADSSAQSRDAFAAMGADPYFGGAAEPPPPPPPGSGLLFVVGDPAALTTGDTAVRNRLTAAGHTVTLADDGTVTAGDATGQAAVLISASVSSSLTSRFRDVAVPVLTWKPWIYDDMRMTGATADVSYGNVSASSAVITAAGHPLAAGRTGTVGLYATNQTIGFGIPDTGAGGATTVATVSGQPGIFVYESGASMVGGTPAPGCRIAFPASATSPAAFASGGGALFDAAVGYAAENCAAP
- a CDS encoding SCO2525 family SAM-dependent methyltransferase, yielding MSATGKASLVPAVNNAECPWDLFDSESYQQRNYATLHELDQIIIPKLARFFEEQNLGGDLEAVDVGPGTNLYPAMSMLPFAKSITLLEYSSTNIAWLEDEIGSYRESWNAFWRALADSSDHYGAIAEPGVLLKEVADVQKGSIFDLAEGRWDLGTMFFVAESITGMRDECAKATTRFVRSLKPGAPFAATFMENSRGYVVGGHTFPAVAVTEVDVLTLLRDVACDITLHPIRSPHLFRHGYDGMMLVTGVRSDTRSEPARESGWATISGRTGRRDRQHAAR